A part of Populus alba chromosome 8, ASM523922v2, whole genome shotgun sequence genomic DNA contains:
- the LOC118039933 gene encoding uncharacterized protein has product MEELQNHKKRVRDGSDESDLDFPEVKKIRDDLLGLLDDTDPESLGQDLDSVMKSFEQEISASSSSPVPIVDLTSESGESQPDLGFLLEASDDELGLPPSSINLSSGEVKGGVETELARVDSAQSSGVGGELWGFEDQISTYDSFGLGVGDSNYSSDYVGFDDSLFEYSNVCFDSSDFSDLSWRLGGMPAE; this is encoded by the coding sequence ATGGAAGAACtgcaaaaccataaaaaacgaGTCAGGGATGGCTCGGATGAGTCGGATTTGGATTTTCCGGAGGTTAAGAAAATCAGGGACGATCTTTTGGGTCTCCTCGATGACACGGACCCCGAATCACTGGGTCAGGATCTAGACTCGGTCATGAAAAGTTTTGAACAAGAGATTTCCGCGTCTTCCTCATCACCGGTGCCTATCGTCGACCTGACCTCTGAATCCGGCGAGTCCCAGCCGGATCTTGGGTTTCTTCTAGAAGCTTCTGATGATGAACTCGGCTTGCCTCCTTCGTCAATCAATTTGTCGAGTGGGGAAGTCAAGGGTGGGGTAGAGACTGAGTTGGCCCGGGTTGACTCTGCCCAGTCGTCCGGGGTCGGCGGTGAGTTGTGGGGGTTCGAGGACCAGATCTCGACTTATGACTCGTTCGGGCTTGGAGTAGGAGATAGTAATTATAGCAGTGATTACGTGGGGTTCGATGACTCGTTGTTCGAGTACTCTAATGTTTGTTTCGACTCGTCCGATTTCTCGGATTTGTCTTGGCGGTTGGGTGGCATGCCGGCCGAGTAA